From the genome of Impatiens glandulifera chromosome 9, dImpGla2.1, whole genome shotgun sequence, one region includes:
- the LOC124915354 gene encoding cytochrome P450 81Q32-like — MLYASLISVLFVAIILNFLSSHKRLKRNLPPSPSPTFPIIGHLHLLSDLSHRTFQELSQKLGPVFSLQLGNRLAVIVSSPSAVEECFTKNDIVLANRPSFIVGEYLSYNYTTMSDAPYGDHWRNLRRLMTVEIMSTSRLNRFLPIRQDEVKHLLRGLYQVSSTNFAAVNMRSRLTELPYNIIMSMISGIKRLNQGEFLDFEKAKESVNMVDEIFKLGGVSYLGDFLPILRLFDYQNYEKNLSTLQKKMDAFLQGLIDQCRLSNDGNSMIDHLLVLQEKQPDYYTNDIIKGLLLIMILAGTDTSSVTLEWALSLLVNHPESLKKAAAEIDAQIGQDRLLDESDLAKLPYLHGVVSETLRMFPAGPLLVPRMPSEDCKIAGFDVPRGTMLIVNAWAIHKDPDVWEEAERFKPERFEDGEAERGYKLIPFGMGRRACPGVALAHRIMGLALGSLIQCFDWKRLSENELVDLNEGKGLSMPKAKPLEVMCKARDILHKHL; from the exons ATGTTATACGCCTCTCTAATCTCCGTCCTCTTTGTAGCCATCATTTTAAACTTTCTCTCATCTCATAAACGATTAAAGAGAAACCTCCCCCCTAGTCCATCGCCCACTTTTCCGATTATCGGACATCTTCATCTCCTAAGCGACCTTTCTCATCGGACCTTTCAAGAGCTCTCACAAAAACTAGGCCCTGTCTTCTCCCTTCAACTGGGAAACCGGCTTGCTGTGATTGTATCTTCCCCGTCTGCTGTTGAAGAATGCTTCACCAAGAACGACATCGTTCTAGCCAACCGGCCATCTTTTATTGTTGGAGAGTACTTAAGCTACAATTACACCACCATGAGTGATGCACCTTACGGGGACCATTGGAGAAACCTGCGCCGTCTCATGACGGTCGAGATTATGTCTACAAGCCGCCTCAACCGTTTCTTACCCATTCGACAAGACGAAGTCAAACATCTCCTTCGAGGCCTTTATCAAGTATCTTCTACCAATTTTGCAGCTGTGAATATGAG GTCAAGGTTAACAGAGCTgccatataatattataatgagCATGATTTCCGGAATAAAACGTTTGAACCAAGGAGAATTTTTGGATTTTGAGAAGGCTAAGGAATCAGTAAACATGGTAGATGAGATTTTCAAGTTAGGTGGTGTATCATATCTCGGAGATTTTTTACCAATTTTAAGGTTATTTGATTATCAAAATTACGAAAAGAATTTGTCTACACTTCAAAAAAAGATGGATGCCTTTCTCCAAGGCCTCATAGATCAATGTCGGTTATCTAATGACGGTAACTCGATGATTGATCACTTGCTTGTTTTACAAGAAAAACAACCAGACTACTATACTAATGATATCATCAAAGGTCTATTACTA ATTATGATACTTGCTGGGACGGATACATCTTCGGTAACATTGGAATGGGCATTGTCACTATTAGTAAATCACCCCGAGTCATTAAAGAAGGCGGCGGCAGAGATAGATGCCCAAATTGGCCAAGACCGCCTATTGGATGAATCCGATCTTGCTAAACTCCCTTATCTCCATGGAGTCGTTTCTGAGACCCTTCGGATGTTCCCAGCGGGACCACTCCTTGTCCCCCGCATGCCGTCGGAGGATTGCAAGATTGCTGGATTCGACGTGCCTCGTGGAACAATGTTAATAGTAAATGCATGGGCTATTCATAAGGATCCTGATGTTTGGGAAGAAGCGGAAAGGTTTAAGCCGGAGAGATTTGAAGACGGAGAAGCTGAAAGAGGATACAAGTTAATACCATTCGGGATGGGTCGAAGGGCTTGTCCTGGAGTAGCCCTAGCTCATCGAATTATGGGATTGGCATTGGGCTCATTGATCCAATGCTTTGATTGGAAAAGACTAAGTGAGAATGAATTGGTTGATTTAAATGAGGGGAAGGGTCTCTCCATGCCTAAAGCTAAACCACTCGAGGTTATGTGCAAAGCTCGTGATATCTTGCACAAGCATCTAtaa
- the LOC124913887 gene encoding probable receptor-like protein kinase At2g23200 → MEKLPSFLLIYFSIYIISLKLSSSQPAYTYPDQYFINCGSNSNINFGPKTFIGDVNPPNSVSVAGKSQTVSTSSTTTTTTLYQTARVFTETSSYELDITDNGIHIVRLHFFAFSSSSHDLSQAQFDVSASGFYLLSNFSVKTSSPVIREFLLNITTVGKFEIFIIPRTNSFAFISAIEAFQSPPSLITTASGGNGSAQNALQNHVLGVIHRINVGGPFLNAENDTIGRNWLPDDEYLSTKSSVQNRGPSNVLYGTADQFNAPVPIYSTAKMMNQTSDILGGLTFFNITWRFNVSRNSPHFIRAHFCDIVSPSVSTQTKFNLYIYERNGYLVFPYDINMTLAVPFYFDFVIDSDDSGIIPISIGPPGNNTAFLNGLEIMEQLSVTSPSFHVNKTNKSKSNTGLIVGGIVGGVAILVILAGAAFFILRKKYSKAKPTENVDIWQGITPHGGGSSYSRISDGTLNLGLRMSFADIDFATKSFDGKLIIGEGGFGKVYKGIMRDGSKVAVKRSAPGHGQGLPEFQTEIIVLSKVRYRHLVSLIGYCDEGSEMILVYEFMEKGTLREHLYSSSEGSSDNKWCPTSELSWTQRLDICIGSAKGLHYLHTSSNNGIIHRDVKSTNILLDEFYVAKVADFGLSRSGANDQTHVSTDVKGSFGYLDPEYFKYLQLTKKSDVYSFGVVLLEVLCARPAIAMARPREEVNLADWFVSCHKKGEVEKIVEPSLVGKINPNSLRKFAETVDKCLKEYGVERPSMHDVLWDLEYVLQLQQTVRTREAHEDSTSDVSWGMALPAVQRLPSLNDPIDEDDESGMMDTSIPMNASEVFSQLKLGGPR, encoded by the coding sequence ATGGAAAAGCTTCCTTCTTTCCTCCTGATTTATTTCTCAATCTACATAATTTCACTCAAGCTCTCATCTTCTCAGCCCGCCTATACCTATCCCGATCAATACTTCATAAATTGTGGGTCTAATTCGAACATCAATTTCGGTCCAAAGACCTTCATCGGCGACGTAAATCCTCCTAACTCTGTCTCCGTCGCCGGCAAAAGTCAAACAGTCAGCACCAGCTCAACGACGACCACGACGACGCTCTATCAAACAGCAAGAGTCTTCACAGAAACATCCTCGTACGAGCTAGATATAACCGACAATGGAATCCACATCGTACGTCTCCATTTCTTCGCCTTTTCATCTTCCTCACACGACCTTTCCCAAGCACAGTTCGACGTTTCAGCTTCTGGGTTTTATCTCTTGTCAAATTTCTCCGTTAAAACCTCGTCGCCTGTAATCAGGGAATTCCTGCTCAATATCACTACGGTAGGGAAATTCGAGATATTTATCATACCTCGAACTAATTCATTCGCGTTTATTAGCGCAATCGAAGCCTTTCAATCCCCACCAAGTTTAATCACTACCGCTTCAGGAGGCAACGGCTCTGCTCAAAACGCGCTGCAGAATCACGTTCTTGGCGTTATTCATAGAATCAATGTTGGGGGTCCTTTTCTTAATGCCGAAAACGATACGATCGGAAGGAATTGGTTGCCCGACGATGAATATTTGTCAACAAAGAGTTCTGTCCAGAACCGTGGTCCTAGTAATGTTCTGTATGGAACAGCTGATCAATTCAATGCTCCAGTTCCCATCTATAGTACAGCAAAAATGATGAATCAAACCTCAGATATTCTAGGTGGATTGACCTTCTTCAACATAACATGGCGATTTAACGTCAGCAGGAACTCTCCTCACTTTATCCGAGCTCATTTCTGCGACATCGTTAGCCCTTCTGTCAGCACCCAGACAAAGTTCAATCTCTACATCTATGAAAGAAATGGGTATCTCGTTTTCCCTTATGATATTAATATGACACTAGCAGTTCCTTTCTATTTCGATTTTGTGATTGATTCGGATGATTCCGGTATAATTCCGATAAGTATTGGCCCTCCTGGTAATAATACAGCTTTTCTGAATGGATTAGAGATTATGGAACAATTGTCTGTAACTTCCCCTTCGTTTCATGTAAATAAAACGAACAAAAGCAAATCCAACACGGGTTTGATCGTCGGAGGCATTGTTGGAGGAGTTGCAATCTTGGTAATTTTGGCGGGGGCTGCGTTTTTTATACTGAGGAAGAAGTATAGTAAAGCAAAACCCACGGAGAATGTTGATATTTGGCAGGGAATTACTCCTCACGGGGGTGGGAGTTCTTACAGCCGAATCTCTGATGGAACACTGAATCTCGGTTTGAGAATGTCGTTTGCGGATATTGATTTCGCGACTAAGAGTTTCGATGGGAAGTTAATAATTGGAGAAGGTGGTTTTGGAAAAGTTTATAAAGGGATTATGAGGGATGGAAGTAAAGTCGCGGTGAAAAGAAGTGCTCCTGGTCATGGTCAAGGACTTCCTGAGTTTCAAACCGAGATCATTGTCTTGTCGAAGGTTCGTTATCGCCATCTGGTTTCGTTGATTGGTTATTGCGACGAAGGGTCAGAGATGATATTGGTTTATGAGTTCATGGAGAAAGGAACTCTTCGAGAGCATTTGTATTCATCGAGTGAAGGGAGTTCGGACAATAAATGGTGTCCCACATCTGAATTATCGTGGACTCAGAGACTCGATATTTGCATAGGCTCGGCCAAGGGTCTACATTATCTCCACACGAGCTCAAACAATGGGATTATTCATCGGGATGTGAAATCTACTAATATCTTGCTCGACGAGTTCTATGTTGCGAAAGTGGCGGATTTTGGTTTGTCTAGATCAGGGGCGAACGATCAGACTCATGTCAGTACTGATGTGAAAGGGAGTTTCGGTTATCTCGATCCTGAGTACTTTAAATATCTCCAATTGACTAAAAAATCCGACGTTTACTCGTTCGGGGTGGTTCTTCTTGAGGTGTTGTGCGCGCGACCGGCTATTGCCATGGCTCGCCCAAGAGAAGAGGTGAACTTGGCGGATTGGTTTGTGTCCTGTCATAAGAAAGGGGAGGTGGAGAAGATCGTTGAACCTTCTCTTGTTGGCAAGATTAACCCGAATTCTTTAAGGAAGTTTGCGGAAACTGTGGATAAGTGTTTGAAGGAATATGGTGTGGAGAGGCCTAGTATGCATGATGTGTTATGGGATTTGGAGTATGTTTTGCAGCTCCAACAAACGGTTAGGACACGGGAAGCTCATGAAGACAGCACTTCGGATGTGTCATGGGGGATGGCTTTGCCTGCGGTTCAACGTTTGCCTTCTTTGAACGATCCAATCGACGAAGATGATGAAAGCGGAATGATGGATACGTCGATTCCCATGAACGCTAGCGAGGTTTTTTCGCAGTTGAAGCTTGGCGGTCCAAGATAA